The following are encoded together in the Cyanobacterium aponinum PCC 10605 genome:
- a CDS encoding iron-siderophore ABC transporter substrate-binding protein, with the protein MRNFNYFFRLIIGFFLISCTRNTSTSISNNNDDNCRSISHQMGEAKICDEPKRIVALGPNVLEPLLALQVQAIAFADHIGFYTKDYTNPLEQIPYLGKYINESMTNVGIAYTPNIEQILKVKPDLILGVEINNASQYEMLSKIAPTLILDWDKPMENMKTIAQAVNRETQAEELLQTTQAQIAKAKTEFAPVVKKHPKVLLLYAKGLQELISDNSRGLCSSLVKDLGFQLVSPPKSNPSQPDTRTPISLEILPQLEKADSIILLGYNFSQPETLKDIDNFAQHQLTETQQAWAKNEIAQSLEASKEGRVYYIPAYMCLGLTGAIGTELYLNELKTQLLPKL; encoded by the coding sequence ATGAGAAACTTTAACTATTTTTTTCGGCTAATTATTGGTTTTTTCTTAATTTCTTGTACTAGGAATACTTCTACTTCTATCTCTAATAATAATGATGATAATTGTCGTTCGATTAGCCATCAAATGGGGGAAGCGAAGATATGTGATGAACCAAAAAGAATTGTAGCATTGGGGCCTAATGTTTTAGAACCTCTTTTAGCTTTACAAGTTCAAGCCATTGCTTTTGCTGATCATATCGGTTTTTATACCAAAGATTATACCAATCCTTTAGAACAAATCCCCTATTTAGGAAAGTATATCAATGAGTCCATGACTAATGTGGGTATTGCTTATACTCCCAATATTGAACAGATTTTAAAGGTTAAACCAGACTTGATTTTAGGGGTTGAAATCAATAACGCTAGTCAATACGAAATGTTATCAAAAATCGCTCCTACTCTCATTTTAGATTGGGATAAACCAATGGAAAATATGAAGACGATCGCCCAAGCAGTTAACCGTGAAACTCAAGCGGAAGAACTATTACAAACAACTCAAGCTCAAATAGCAAAGGCAAAAACAGAATTTGCTCCCGTAGTCAAGAAACATCCGAAAGTGCTTTTACTCTATGCGAAAGGATTACAAGAATTAATTTCTGATAATTCAAGGGGGCTTTGTAGTTCATTGGTGAAGGATTTAGGGTTTCAACTGGTATCGCCACCGAAATCGAACCCTTCTCAGCCTGATACTCGCACCCCTATTTCCCTTGAAATTTTACCTCAATTAGAAAAAGCGGACTCCATCATCTTGTTAGGGTATAACTTCAGCCAACCAGAAACCCTCAAGGATATAGACAATTTTGCACAACATCAACTGACTGAGACACAACAAGCATGGGCAAAAAACGAAATCGCCCAATCTTTAGAAGCTAGTAAAGAAGGGAGAGTTTATTATATTCCTGCTTATATGTGTCTTGGTTTAACAGGTGCGATCGGCACAGAATTATACCTTAACGAGCTTAAAACACAACTACTACCAAAATTATAA
- a CDS encoding MFS transporter, producing the protein MREIFFNVKTFIILWLGQLFSAVGSAMTYFTLTLWVWQKTESATAIALILVFYQLPQVIITPLTGILIDRTSRKQLLIISDTGSAFCTISVGILAFLGTLQVWHIYLIASVIGCFGNIQSLTYSTLIPLILPEKHHTRASSMGAMVVYGAGIISPALAGVLFPLIGLFGITLIDMGTFAIAFCFILMIHIPHTIKQDQEKVNHLSNLTFGFRYIYSHPELLSMVIMVSLFSFFNDISETLYQPMILAKTDSNSQILGIVVAGGGLGGVVGGLIVSVWGGFKKLRRGIFTGFLGTGISILILALASLPSFWIIARFAWSFHHPLMMSSYMAIWYAKIPHHLQGRVFGADYLIGILVTTCSSLTAGVLSDRIFEPLLQSQYSLPSGSGMAFLIAISATIIILVSSKVANILD; encoded by the coding sequence TTGCGTGAGATATTTTTTAATGTGAAAACCTTTATTATTCTTTGGTTAGGGCAATTATTTTCCGCCGTGGGTAGTGCCATGACTTACTTTACCCTCACTCTATGGGTGTGGCAAAAAACCGAATCTGCCACTGCGATCGCACTTATCCTTGTATTTTATCAATTACCCCAAGTGATCATTACTCCTTTAACGGGTATTTTAATCGATCGAACCTCTCGCAAACAATTATTAATTATCAGCGATACAGGTTCGGCATTTTGTACTATTTCCGTAGGGATTCTCGCCTTTTTGGGGACTCTGCAAGTATGGCATATTTATCTCATTGCTTCGGTTATTGGTTGCTTTGGTAATATTCAATCTCTTACCTACTCTACCCTTATCCCCCTGATTTTGCCCGAAAAACATCACACTCGTGCTAGTAGTATGGGAGCGATGGTGGTTTACGGTGCGGGGATTATTTCCCCAGCTTTGGCTGGTGTTTTATTTCCCCTGATAGGTTTATTCGGTATTACCTTAATTGATATGGGAACATTTGCGATCGCATTTTGTTTTATCCTGATGATCCATATTCCTCATACTATCAAACAAGATCAAGAAAAAGTTAATCACCTCTCCAATTTAACCTTTGGATTTCGTTATATTTACTCCCATCCTGAATTGTTATCAATGGTGATAATGGTATCTTTATTTAGCTTTTTCAATGATATTAGCGAAACTCTATATCAACCGATGATATTAGCCAAAACTGACAGTAATAGCCAAATTTTGGGCATAGTGGTAGCTGGAGGAGGTTTGGGTGGAGTAGTGGGGGGATTAATAGTTAGTGTGTGGGGAGGATTCAAAAAACTTAGACGAGGTATTTTTACGGGTTTTTTAGGCACTGGAATAAGTATCTTAATTTTGGCTTTAGCTTCTTTACCTAGTTTTTGGATTATAGCAAGATTTGCATGGTCGTTTCATCACCCTTTGATGATGAGTTCTTATATGGCTATATGGTATGCTAAAATTCCTCATCATTTACAAGGTAGGGTTTTTGGTGCTGATTATCTCATTGGTATTCTAGTTACAACTTGCTCTAGTTTAACCGCAGGAGTATTGAGCGATCGCATTTTTGAACCTTTGCTACAATCACAATATTCCTTACCTTCAGGTAGTGGTATGGCTTTCTTGATCGCAATAAGTGCCACTATAATTATTTTAGTTAGCAGTAAAGTGGCAAATATTCTTGATTAG
- a CDS encoding ABC transporter ATP-binding protein: protein MSSKNHPLFRLLKYSKNYQTQISIATIATILNTIFDLAPSYLIGVAVDIVVLKEDSFIAQWGFTNTITQLAILSLITLLVWSLESLSEFIYERLWRNLAQTLQHELRFDAYSHLQELELSYFEERSTGTLLSILNDDINQLERFLDSGAESIIRFITTIIFVGGSFILIAPQVAWLAILPIPFILWGSLAFQKRLAPLYADVRDKAGLINTRLANNISGIATIKSFTAEIYEQSRVKNESEAYRRSNRSAIALSSVFIPAIRLIIVMGFIATLFFGGVAVSQNQLTVGTYGFMVFIVQYLLWPFATLSELMDQYQRAMASIRRVMGLLDTPIRIHSGNKTFSTPIKGEISIVNVNFAYDNGVKVLKNLSMDIRAKSNIGIVGATGSGKSTLVKLLLRFYEIDHGEITIDGVNIQELYLHDLRKAIAWVSQDVFLFHGTVAENIAYGNFDATLTEIIQAAKLAECDDFIQQLPQGYDTIVGERGQKLSGGQRQRIAIARGILKNPPILILDEATSAVDNETEAAIQKSLQVITKDRTTIAIAHRLSTIRNCDRIYVMDKGQIVEQGKHEELLALEGIYHSLWAVQSGIN, encoded by the coding sequence ATGTCATCAAAAAATCATCCCCTTTTCAGACTATTAAAATACAGTAAAAACTATCAAACTCAAATCTCGATCGCAACTATTGCCACTATTTTAAATACTATATTCGATCTTGCCCCTTCCTACTTGATTGGTGTAGCAGTAGATATTGTGGTGTTAAAAGAAGATTCATTTATTGCTCAATGGGGTTTCACTAATACCATTACTCAATTAGCCATTCTCTCTTTGATTACTCTATTGGTATGGAGTTTAGAGTCACTGTCAGAGTTTATTTATGAGCGTCTGTGGCGTAATTTAGCTCAAACTTTGCAACATGAATTAAGATTTGATGCCTATAGTCATTTACAAGAATTAGAATTAAGCTATTTTGAAGAACGATCAACGGGTACGCTATTATCTATCTTAAATGACGATATTAACCAACTGGAAAGGTTTTTGGATTCGGGTGCGGAAAGTATTATTCGCTTTATCACCACCATAATTTTTGTAGGTGGTTCTTTTATACTAATTGCTCCCCAAGTGGCATGGTTAGCTATTTTACCTATTCCTTTTATTTTATGGGGATCATTGGCATTTCAAAAACGACTTGCCCCTCTTTATGCAGATGTAAGGGATAAAGCAGGATTGATTAATACTCGTCTAGCTAACAATATTTCGGGCATTGCAACCATCAAAAGTTTTACCGCCGAAATTTATGAACAATCGAGGGTAAAAAATGAAAGCGAAGCCTATCGCCGTAGTAACCGAAGTGCGATCGCCCTTTCTTCTGTTTTTATTCCTGCTATTCGTTTAATCATCGTCATGGGGTTTATCGCAACCTTATTTTTTGGGGGGGTTGCTGTCAGTCAGAATCAATTAACCGTAGGCACTTACGGCTTTATGGTGTTTATCGTTCAATATCTTTTATGGCCTTTTGCTACTTTAAGCGAATTGATGGATCAATATCAAAGGGCAATGGCTTCTATTCGGCGAGTCATGGGTTTACTTGATACTCCTATTAGGATTCATTCAGGAAATAAAACCTTCTCCACACCAATAAAGGGGGAAATTTCCATCGTCAATGTGAATTTTGCTTATGACAATGGGGTAAAAGTGCTAAAAAATTTATCCATGGACATTCGAGCTAAGAGTAATATCGGTATTGTCGGGGCAACAGGTTCAGGAAAAAGCACTTTAGTTAAATTATTACTAAGATTTTATGAAATTGATCACGGAGAAATTACCATTGATGGTGTTAATATCCAAGAATTATATTTACATGATCTCAGAAAGGCGATCGCATGGGTAAGTCAGGATGTGTTTTTATTTCATGGCACGGTAGCTGAAAATATCGCTTATGGTAACTTTGACGCTACTTTAACAGAAATCATCCAAGCGGCCAAATTAGCAGAATGTGATGACTTTATTCAACAATTACCCCAAGGATACGATACCATCGTAGGAGAAAGAGGGCAAAAACTTTCAGGAGGACAAAGACAACGCATTGCGATCGCCAGGGGCATCCTAAAAAATCCCCCTATTTTAATCTTAGATGAGGCTACCTCCGCAGTGGATAACGAAACCGAAGCCGCTATCCAAAAATCGTTGCAAGTGATTACTAAAGATAGAACAACTATTGCCATCGCCCATCGTCTTTCAACTATAAGGAATTGCGATCGCATTTATGTCATGGATAAAGGGCAAATAGTCGAGCAAGGAAAACATGAAGAATTATTAGCATTAGAAGGAATTTATCATAGCCTTTGGGCGGTGCAGTCGGGAATTAATTAG
- a CDS encoding DUF1636 family protein, producing the protein MAKHTLFVCKSCHRASQERPENPPFDDDIFLDKLNALCSEQFLDDEIEIRSIGCLWACDRGCVVSVGSVDKPTYLFVNLTPEESSLPLMEFLQLYLHSKKGNIP; encoded by the coding sequence ATGGCTAAACATACTTTATTTGTCTGTAAATCCTGTCATCGCGCCTCCCAAGAGCGTCCCGAAAATCCCCCTTTTGATGATGACATTTTCCTTGATAAATTAAACGCTTTATGCAGTGAACAATTCCTCGATGATGAGATAGAAATTCGATCTATAGGCTGTTTATGGGCTTGCGATCGTGGTTGTGTTGTCTCCGTTGGAAGTGTTGATAAACCTACTTATTTATTTGTCAATCTTACCCCAGAAGAAAGCAGTCTCCCCTTAATGGAATTTCTGCAATTATATCTCCATAGTAAAAAAGGTAATATCCCGTAG
- a CDS encoding iron-siderophore ABC transporter substrate-binding protein yields the protein MLSCGVNNSLKDSQVSNQDCRVVQHARGETCIPLNPQRIVTLDFNSLAVILALDVKPIATWITTEIEDDFPYFQNKTDDIEVLRNSSGQPNLEKLLSLKPDLILVISHSWFEPIYDKLSQIAPTVILPWEEIKGDWKQHLQEAGRVFDQTEKANQLMDDYDNRIQELKGLMGDRPPKISFMFVADGQIVITRQKSFAGGILHELGFLNPLFTDSGDNDLPISEEILPTIDSDILFVAPLKKDDRSVIEKLQQKPLWSKVKAVQNNQVYVVDFSVWRGLNIFAAHEVLNDLEKYLVNTP from the coding sequence GTGTTATCTTGTGGTGTTAATAACAGTCTTAAAGATTCTCAAGTATCAAATCAAGATTGTCGAGTCGTGCAACACGCTAGGGGTGAGACTTGTATCCCTCTTAATCCTCAACGAATTGTCACTCTCGATTTTAACTCTCTTGCGGTTATTTTGGCTTTGGATGTAAAACCGATCGCCACTTGGATAACTACTGAAATCGAAGACGATTTTCCCTATTTTCAAAATAAAACCGATGACATAGAAGTTTTGCGTAATTCATCAGGTCAGCCTAATTTGGAAAAACTTTTATCTCTTAAACCCGATTTAATTCTCGTTATTTCTCATTCATGGTTTGAGCCAATCTATGATAAATTGTCACAAATTGCACCCACTGTAATTTTGCCTTGGGAGGAAATCAAAGGAGATTGGAAACAACATCTTCAGGAGGCTGGAAGGGTTTTTGATCAAACGGAAAAGGCGAATCAATTAATGGATGATTATGATAATCGTATTCAAGAATTGAAAGGTTTAATGGGCGATCGCCCCCCGAAAATCTCATTTATGTTTGTTGCTGATGGGCAAATCGTCATTACTCGTCAAAAATCCTTTGCTGGTGGTATTTTACATGAGTTAGGATTTTTAAATCCCCTCTTTACTGACTCTGGGGATAATGACTTGCCCATTTCTGAGGAAATATTACCTACTATTGATAGTGATATTCTTTTTGTCGCACCATTGAAAAAGGATGATCGATCGGTGATTGAAAAACTACAACAAAAGCCTTTATGGTCAAAAGTCAAAGCAGTACAAAATAATCAAGTATATGTCGTGGATTTTTCCGTGTGGCGTGGGCTTAATATTTTTGCCGCCCATGAAGTGCTTAATGATCTTGAAAAATATCTTGTAAATACTCCTTAA
- a CDS encoding TonB-dependent siderophore receptor, with protein MQLNRFFLYLLPIVTITLLIDISVKAEESKVLRLSKIEPIAQKAELLLAQEIVEIRGIKLEPSETGLQIILETESLSKLQPLIYTQENTLIIDVLDVVLALSDGEEFRAENPSDQISEIRATPLDNNAIRIIVTGKTGIPTAQVVPSESNLVLSLTAGDTATSETEIEVVATQEGQEDTGYFVPDTSTATRTETSLQDIPQSIQVIPQQVIRDQRSDVSDALLNAPSVRNSAPSNFDSLRLRVRGFFSQPTLNGIKETNGLSSNVGPDLTGIERIEVIGGPNSVILGATSPGGTVNFVTKQPLRDPYYFVEATFGSFDFYRGEVDLSGPLDEEEKVLYRLNASYRDQGFFTERSQTRNLVIAPVLSLELGENTNLTVEGIYKYLEQEDYNLGLPAIGTIFSNPNGQIPNTRITNEGDLDVTTARIGYRLEHKFNENLSLNNVFRYGYLNYDGIGINIGSQLLSDNRTLLRTANDLNDRYRDYRFTTNLAGKFLTGSIAHQLLFGIDLGRLNNSLKFTGRSGAPIDLFNPIYGQPAGVVTFELDTNTVTDELGILLQDQVTITENLKLLISGRFDTFMQTNKDFLADTETSQSGSAFSPRVGIVYQPIKPISLYFNFSRSFEPAIGTAFDGSNFEPTRGTQYEVGVKANLNERLSATLAFYDITQSNVLTSDPNNIGFSIQTGEQNSQGIELSVAGEILSGWNIIASYAYNDGRVTQDNSIPVGNRIQGTTANAASLWTTYEIQEGDLQGLGFGLGLFYVGDRAGDTGNTFEVPNYLRTDAAIFYRRNNFSAAINIKNLFDTDYFENAFNNLRVSYGAPFTVQGTISWKF; from the coding sequence ATGCAATTAAATCGGTTTTTTCTTTATCTGTTGCCTATAGTCACTATTACTTTATTGATTGATATTTCCGTTAAAGCGGAAGAATCAAAAGTACTTAGACTGAGTAAAATTGAACCCATTGCTCAGAAAGCAGAGTTACTTTTAGCTCAAGAAATAGTAGAAATTAGAGGTATTAAGCTCGAACCTTCGGAGACTGGATTACAAATTATTCTTGAAACCGAATCCTTATCAAAATTACAACCCCTAATTTACACTCAGGAAAATACTCTAATTATTGATGTTTTAGATGTCGTGTTAGCCCTTTCCGATGGTGAGGAGTTTAGGGCAGAAAATCCGAGTGATCAGATTTCAGAAATTAGGGCAACTCCTTTGGATAATAACGCTATCAGAATTATTGTCACTGGTAAAACAGGGATTCCCACGGCTCAAGTTGTACCCTCTGAAAGTAATTTAGTTTTGAGTTTGACGGCAGGAGATACGGCAACATCCGAAACAGAAATTGAAGTTGTGGCAACTCAAGAAGGGCAGGAGGATACAGGTTATTTTGTGCCAGATACTTCCACCGCAACTCGCACGGAAACATCCTTACAGGATATTCCTCAATCTATTCAGGTTATTCCCCAACAGGTAATAAGAGATCAACGATCAGATGTTTCTGATGCACTTCTTAATGCACCTAGTGTTCGTAACTCTGCACCTTCTAATTTCGATTCGTTGCGACTGCGAGTTAGGGGATTTTTTAGTCAACCTACTCTGAATGGAATAAAGGAGACGAACGGCTTATCATCCAATGTTGGACCTGATTTAACAGGAATTGAAAGAATTGAAGTTATTGGAGGGCCAAACTCTGTTATTTTGGGTGCAACTTCCCCAGGTGGTACGGTTAATTTTGTCACAAAACAACCTTTAAGGGATCCCTATTATTTTGTAGAGGCAACCTTTGGTAGTTTTGACTTTTATCGTGGTGAAGTGGACTTATCTGGTCCATTAGATGAGGAGGAAAAAGTATTATATCGACTTAACGCATCTTATCGAGATCAAGGATTTTTCACTGAACGGAGTCAAACAAGAAATCTAGTAATTGCACCGGTTTTAAGTCTGGAACTGGGAGAAAATACAAATCTGACTGTTGAGGGAATTTATAAGTATTTAGAACAAGAAGACTACAATTTAGGTTTACCCGCCATTGGGACAATATTTTCTAATCCCAACGGGCAAATACCCAATACCCGCATTACGAATGAGGGTGATCTTGATGTTACTACTGCTAGGATTGGATATAGGTTAGAACATAAATTTAATGAGAATTTATCACTTAACAACGTTTTTCGATACGGATACCTTAACTATGATGGTATTGGTATTAATATTGGTTCTCAACTTCTAAGTGATAATCGCACATTACTAAGAACAGCTAATGATCTCAATGATCGTTATCGTGACTATAGATTTACAACCAACTTGGCAGGAAAATTTTTAACTGGTTCGATCGCACATCAATTACTCTTTGGTATTGATTTGGGAAGATTAAATAATAGTCTCAAATTCACGGGGAGATCAGGCGCGCCTATAGATTTATTTAATCCTATTTACGGTCAACCGGCAGGAGTTGTTACATTTGAACTTGATACCAATACCGTCACAGATGAACTTGGTATCTTATTACAAGATCAGGTAACAATTACAGAAAACTTAAAGTTACTCATCAGTGGTAGATTTGATACTTTCATGCAAACTAATAAAGATTTTCTGGCAGATACGGAGACAAGTCAATCAGGAAGTGCTTTTAGTCCTCGTGTGGGTATTGTTTATCAGCCAATTAAACCTATTTCCCTTTATTTTAATTTTAGTCGCTCATTCGAGCCTGCGATCGGTACGGCTTTTGATGGCAGTAACTTTGAACCCACTAGAGGTACACAATATGAAGTTGGAGTAAAAGCAAATTTGAATGAGAGACTTTCAGCTACCTTGGCATTTTATGATATTACTCAATCAAACGTTTTAACTAGCGATCCCAATAATATAGGCTTTTCTATTCAAACAGGAGAACAAAATAGTCAAGGAATAGAACTTAGTGTTGCAGGTGAAATTTTGTCAGGGTGGAATATTATTGCTAGTTATGCCTATAATGACGGTCGTGTAACTCAAGATAACAGTATCCCTGTAGGCAACCGAATACAAGGAACAACAGCTAATGCGGCTAGTTTATGGACAACTTACGAAATTCAAGAAGGAGATTTACAAGGTTTGGGTTTTGGTTTGGGGTTGTTTTATGTGGGCGATCGCGCTGGAGATACGGGCAATACATTTGAAGTTCCTAATTATTTAAGAACTGATGCGGCTATTTTTTATAGGCGTAATAATTTTAGTGCCGCAATCAATATTAAAAACCTCTTTGACACAGACTATTTTGAAAATGCTTTCAATAACTTAAGGGTTTCTTATGGCGCACCATTTACTGTTCAGGGGACTATTTCATGGAAGTTTTAA
- a CDS encoding type II toxin-antitoxin system RelE family toxin: protein MTEIRYTLPFQRQLKQLAKRYRNIKNDIQPTVKELQKGNFVGNQIKGVQQTIFKVRAKNTDIPTGKSGGYRIIYQVISGEIVLLLLIYAKSDTANITVQEIEKIIKETLN from the coding sequence ATGACAGAAATTCGTTACACTCTTCCTTTTCAACGTCAGCTTAAACAATTAGCAAAACGTTATCGCAACATCAAAAACGATATTCAACCTACTGTTAAAGAGTTACAAAAAGGAAATTTTGTTGGGAATCAAATTAAAGGTGTACAGCAAACAATTTTCAAAGTAAGAGCTAAAAATACAGATATTCCCACAGGAAAAAGTGGAGGATATAGAATAATTTATCAGGTAATTTCTGGTGAAATTGTCTTACTTTTACTCATTTACGCCAAGTCGGATACTGCTAATATTACAGTTCAGGAAATAGAAAAAATTATTAAAGAAACCTTAAATTAA
- a CDS encoding helix-turn-helix transcriptional regulator yields the protein MAKIITSNDWEEIWAESHDNGTYISYSRNKYGYIIQGKHPYLGRNRCYGIDLRNGLSIEYNEVEFSDDLVILRDKLNQPLFGLSFFLSGKVRIERHGLTGKSEESIGRYYSDCNCDVKETEWWTKGEKFSRIYIEIEPQKFFNSFSQEDLSQIPPFLRQTLVEKQTQPYYDQGNITREMQKILRQILNCPYQGFMKQIYLESKSVELIALHCQQFQQNQLQDCRLQTGNLSDIDRIYQAKEILLKNLENPPTLMELSRRVGLNDFKLKRGFRELFGTSTFKYLHDYRLEQAKQLLTSGEMKVEDVALKVGFNSRSYFASAFRQKYGVNPKQFQKIYN from the coding sequence ATGGCAAAAATCATAACATCAAACGACTGGGAGGAAATTTGGGCAGAAAGTCATGATAATGGTACATATATTTCTTATTCAAGGAATAAATACGGGTATATCATTCAGGGAAAACATCCCTATTTAGGTAGAAATCGTTGTTATGGCATTGATTTACGCAATGGATTATCGATCGAATACAATGAAGTAGAATTTAGCGATGATCTAGTTATTCTAAGAGATAAATTAAATCAACCTCTATTCGGGTTAAGTTTTTTCTTGTCGGGAAAAGTCAGAATTGAGCGTCATGGTTTAACAGGTAAAAGTGAGGAATCTATCGGTAGATATTACTCAGATTGTAATTGTGATGTCAAAGAAACAGAATGGTGGACAAAAGGAGAAAAGTTCAGTCGCATTTATATAGAAATTGAGCCACAAAAGTTTTTTAATAGTTTTTCCCAAGAAGATTTATCTCAAATCCCCCCTTTTTTGCGTCAAACTTTAGTAGAAAAACAAACGCAACCTTATTATGATCAAGGTAACATTACAAGGGAGATGCAAAAAATATTACGACAAATCTTAAATTGCCCTTACCAGGGTTTTATGAAACAGATATATTTGGAAAGCAAATCAGTAGAGTTAATAGCCCTTCATTGTCAACAATTTCAGCAAAATCAGCTTCAAGATTGCCGTTTACAAACAGGAAATTTAAGTGATATTGACAGAATATATCAAGCAAAAGAAATTTTATTAAAAAACTTAGAAAACCCTCCCACTTTAATGGAATTATCAAGACGAGTAGGATTAAATGATTTTAAATTAAAGCGAGGATTTAGGGAACTATTCGGCACATCAACCTTCAAATATTTACACGATTATCGACTCGAACAAGCTAAACAGTTACTAACATCAGGAGAAATGAAAGTTGAAGATGTGGCATTGAAAGTAGGTTTTAATAGTCGTAGTTATTTTGCTTCTGCGTTTCGTCAAAAATATGGAGTTAACCCTAAACAGTTTCAAAAGATATATAATTAA
- a CDS encoding MORN repeat-containing protein, which produces MKAKNLLLISLLSAILNNMTMTSSPVFANTITLPDGGKCEGEVSGGNLNGEAKCTFSNGDRYEGNFVDGEKQGKGKYTFANGGYYEGEFQNSQFEGQGVRVFPEGDKYEGEFKEGKPEGKGVYTSTDGSRYEGNFVNGLPQGEGTFIYSNGDSCTGMVTDGKINGQGICTYENGDRYEGLLVDSQPQGEGIYTFADGGIYQGTFQEGRISGKGERKYADGDSYEGEIKNGIPHGKGIYKFADGGVYEGDFENGKQVGKGIYKFANGNRYDGEFVNGQFEGEGIFTFANGDVCQGTFKNNQLNGDVICDYANGDTYKGEFVNGKKNGRGVYNFADGTVIDGNWKDDQPINN; this is translated from the coding sequence ATGAAAGCGAAAAATCTCTTATTAATATCCCTATTAAGTGCTATTCTCAACAACATGACGATGACATCATCGCCTGTTTTTGCTAATACTATTACTCTTCCCGATGGCGGTAAATGCGAAGGTGAGGTTTCAGGGGGTAATCTTAACGGTGAAGCCAAATGTACTTTTAGTAATGGCGATCGCTACGAGGGTAATTTTGTCGATGGGGAAAAGCAAGGTAAAGGAAAATATACTTTTGCCAATGGTGGTTACTATGAAGGTGAATTTCAAAATAGCCAATTTGAGGGGCAAGGTGTAAGAGTTTTTCCCGAAGGGGATAAGTATGAGGGAGAGTTTAAAGAAGGTAAGCCAGAAGGGAAAGGGGTTTATACCTCTACTGATGGTAGTCGCTATGAGGGAAATTTTGTCAATGGTTTGCCCCAAGGGGAAGGTACATTTATCTATAGTAATGGGGACAGTTGTACTGGAATGGTAACTGACGGTAAAATTAATGGCCAAGGTATTTGTACTTATGAAAATGGCGATCGCTATGAAGGATTATTAGTGGATAGTCAACCTCAAGGAGAAGGAATCTATACTTTTGCTGATGGCGGTATTTATCAAGGTACTTTTCAAGAAGGAAGAATCAGTGGTAAAGGTGAGCGTAAATATGCTGATGGAGATAGTTATGAGGGGGAAATAAAAAATGGTATTCCTCATGGTAAGGGTATTTATAAATTTGCAGATGGCGGAGTATATGAGGGAGATTTTGAAAACGGCAAACAAGTTGGTAAGGGTATATATAAATTTGCCAATGGTAATCGTTACGACGGCGAATTTGTGAATGGACAATTTGAGGGAGAAGGAATTTTTACTTTTGCGAATGGGGATGTCTGTCAAGGCACATTTAAAAATAATCAATTAAATGGCGATGTCATTTGCGATTATGCCAATGGAGACACCTATAAAGGAGAGTTTGTTAATGGGAAGAAAAATGGCAGAGGAGTTTATAATTTTGCTGATGGCACGGTCATTGATGGCAATTGGAAAGATGACCAACCGATAAATAATTAA